Proteins from a single region of Companilactobacillus farciminis KCTC 3681 = DSM 20184:
- a CDS encoding transglycosylase domain-containing protein, translating to MRKKKMEHKLIKKRKKWPWILLTLVLLIVLSVGAFWWKYGYEIKNTIADGYSYSQGLKKSDFHPRNSTVIYDRNGKVIKKLAQSSSDYTPINQINTKIRKGLVDVEDQRFYIHHGVDLYAIMRSVGSTLLHRRTEGGSTLTQQLVKNVILQDQSQNLTRKLKEMVIAQQLEKKFTKSQILEFYINNVYMGHGSYGFSAASDYYFSENQNDLSIDKIALLVGIPNNPVYYDPVQYPERTKKRRNMILYIFNQRGLISKKTYQAAREKPLGLKLNEKKYDNDVSNNYALSYAVYGATEELMRSSGFTMRYDFKDANDRQAYDTKYQQEYERAHGQLMDGGYTIQTTIDMNVQNKVEDLIKQVYAPYTGRTANGKLTPQVSSTVVDNKTGDVIAVVGGRTTDGDQFNRTINGYHQPGSTAKPIVAYAPAFERGYLPQSTVIDSAVGNPVVHNWYSGYTGSTTVRHALENSINTIAYKLAAQDTKGTYYDDMVKMEFARLSPTQKLDPRLAIGSFRNGVTTTEMASAYSSFSRGGQFIHPSNISSIYDNDNDRYIYQNTHMKKDVYTKNASYMMINTMQSVISDGLGKDASLDNYKYTAGKTGSTDDNYDSYFVGMTPDFTIANWTGDDKKEDSLNASERLLAMKAFKSVGEYLVDEMKQKDVDFKKPSTVTVSGSNLSVNTKAEKPSIQDIIDNDFSKYNTNQADKNENRLYNLDYRIIYHLTKKEEFKREGKVQKAIDKYNDNPIIKESQYNKKLDELQKIRYLNSNVKRQSAKNDFNKQILQLQKDLNLSQAMFQAAKDNKKVAQFESEKEAIEEQREKKRQNMVDKLMPQYNSQLQKVKDAYKNNDSDKEDQKQKLIDIMNEIRSYGGNVPDLKIDSNGNSSSASNTD from the coding sequence ATGCGTAAGAAAAAGATGGAACATAAATTAATCAAGAAAAGAAAAAAATGGCCCTGGATTCTTTTGACGTTAGTCTTATTAATTGTTTTAAGCGTTGGAGCTTTTTGGTGGAAGTATGGTTATGAGATCAAGAATACGATTGCTGATGGATATTCATACAGCCAAGGTTTGAAGAAATCGGACTTTCATCCCCGTAATTCGACCGTTATATATGATCGTAACGGTAAGGTGATTAAGAAACTGGCTCAATCGAGCTCAGATTACACGCCTATCAATCAAATCAATACTAAAATCCGTAAAGGCTTGGTGGATGTTGAAGATCAACGTTTCTACATTCATCATGGGGTCGATCTTTATGCTATCATGCGTTCAGTCGGTTCAACTTTGTTACATCGTCGGACTGAAGGTGGGTCGACTTTGACGCAACAATTAGTTAAGAATGTTATTTTGCAAGATCAATCCCAGAACCTAACGCGTAAGCTCAAGGAAATGGTCATTGCTCAGCAGTTAGAGAAAAAATTTACTAAGTCGCAGATTTTGGAGTTTTATATTAACAACGTCTACATGGGGCATGGCTCATACGGGTTTAGTGCCGCCTCTGATTACTATTTCTCAGAGAATCAAAATGATTTATCAATCGATAAAATAGCCCTATTAGTCGGTATTCCGAATAATCCGGTCTATTATGATCCAGTTCAATATCCAGAGCGAACGAAGAAACGTCGAAACATGATTTTGTATATCTTTAATCAACGAGGTTTGATTTCAAAAAAGACTTATCAAGCAGCACGTGAAAAGCCTTTGGGGTTGAAGCTTAATGAGAAGAAATATGATAATGATGTGTCTAATAATTATGCTTTGAGCTATGCAGTCTATGGGGCAACAGAAGAATTAATGAGATCATCTGGATTCACGATGCGTTATGACTTTAAGGATGCCAATGATCGCCAAGCGTACGATACGAAGTATCAACAAGAATATGAGCGTGCTCATGGTCAGTTGATGGATGGTGGCTATACGATTCAAACGACGATCGATATGAACGTTCAAAATAAAGTCGAAGATTTAATCAAACAAGTTTATGCACCTTATACTGGGCGGACTGCTAACGGAAAGCTAACACCACAAGTCTCTAGTACGGTTGTAGATAATAAAACTGGCGACGTTATAGCGGTGGTTGGTGGTCGAACGACTGATGGTGATCAATTTAATCGAACGATAAATGGATATCATCAACCAGGTTCAACAGCTAAGCCAATCGTAGCTTATGCGCCTGCTTTTGAGCGAGGATATTTGCCACAAAGTACAGTAATTGACTCGGCAGTCGGTAATCCGGTCGTTCATAACTGGTATAGCGGCTATACTGGCAGTACAACGGTGCGTCACGCGCTAGAAAACTCAATCAATACCATTGCTTATAAGTTGGCAGCTCAAGATACTAAGGGTACTTACTATGACGATATGGTCAAGATGGAATTTGCTCGATTGTCGCCAACCCAAAAATTGGACCCAAGATTAGCAATTGGTTCCTTTAGAAATGGTGTTACGACGACAGAAATGGCTTCAGCGTATAGTTCATTTTCACGAGGGGGTCAGTTCATTCATCCTAGCAACATCTCTAGTATTTATGACAACGATAATGATCGCTATATTTACCAAAACACGCATATGAAGAAAGATGTTTATACTAAGAACGCCAGTTATATGATGATCAACACGATGCAATCAGTAATCAGTGATGGTTTGGGTAAAGATGCCAGTTTGGATAATTACAAATATACCGCTGGTAAAACTGGGTCGACTGATGATAACTACGATTCATATTTCGTAGGGATGACGCCTGACTTTACGATTGCTAACTGGACTGGTGACGATAAGAAAGAAGATAGCTTGAATGCCTCAGAACGTCTGTTGGCTATGAAGGCCTTTAAATCAGTCGGTGAGTACTTAGTTGATGAAATGAAACAAAAGGATGTCGATTTCAAGAAACCAAGTACTGTAACGGTCAGTGGCAGCAATTTGTCAGTCAATACCAAAGCGGAAAAGCCAAGTATTCAAGATATCATTGACAACGACTTTTCTAAATACAATACTAACCAAGCTGATAAGAATGAGAATCGCTTGTATAATCTGGACTATCGAATCATTTATCATTTGACGAAGAAAGAAGAATTCAAGCGAGAAGGCAAGGTTCAAAAGGCGATTGATAAGTATAACGACAATCCAATTATTAAAGAATCGCAATACAATAAGAAATTAGACGAGTTGCAAAAGATTCGTTATTTGAATAGTAACGTTAAACGTCAAAGTGCTAAGAATGACTTTAACAAGCAGATTTTACAGCTCCAAAAGGATTTAAATTTGAGTCAAGCGATGTTCCAGGCTGCTAAGGATAATAAGAAGGTAGCTCAGTTTGAATCTGAAAAAGAAGCGATTGAAGAACAACGTGAGAAGAAACGTCAGAATATGGTAGATAAATTAATGCCACAGTACAATTCACAGCTTCAAAAAGTAAAAGATGCTTACAAGAACAACGATTCTGATAAAGAAGATCAAAAACAAAAATTGATCGATATTATGAATGAAATCAGAAGCTATGGTGGAAATGTTCCTGACCTAAAGATTGATAGCAATGGTAATTCCAGCTCTGCTTCGAATACAGACTAA
- a CDS encoding amino acid permease — MSDASNAKTFRWWNIALLGFTTVWGLNNVINNFANQGLAVVTSWILIMVLYFVPYTLMVGQLGSAFQEAGGGVSSWVKALSNNKLAYFAAWTYWVVHVPYLAQKPQIIMVSLSWLFKGNGSFIKTASPLVVQGASLIIFLLFVWLASKGTATLNNLGSIAGIAMFAMSMLFIILGVSAPFITHVQIATPNMTDIHTYIPKFDFQYFTTISMLVFAVGGSEKISPYVNKTKNASKEFPLGMIILAVMVAVSAILGSFAIGMIVNSNHIPADLMANGAYQAFQFLGNSFHVGNLFVWAFAITNTIASAAALAISIDAPLRMLLGDADKKYIPKGLLKKNKRGVAINGYKLTAILVSILIIVPALGINVMNDLYNWLLNLNSIVMPMRYLWVFLAYMMLCRQLDKFKSDYMFVKNRYVGFGFGLWAFFLTAFACILGMVPKMNMATDPSSWWFQLALNIITPIALIALGLILPAIAKRTNNELDEI, encoded by the coding sequence ATGTCAGATGCAAGTAATGCAAAGACGTTTAGATGGTGGAATATTGCCCTATTAGGCTTTACCACCGTTTGGGGTCTTAATAATGTTATCAACAACTTTGCCAATCAAGGCTTAGCCGTCGTAACATCATGGATTTTAATCATGGTCCTTTATTTTGTTCCATACACCTTAATGGTTGGACAATTGGGATCTGCTTTTCAAGAGGCTGGTGGAGGAGTTAGTTCTTGGGTCAAAGCTCTCTCCAACAATAAATTAGCCTATTTTGCTGCCTGGACTTACTGGGTAGTACATGTTCCATACCTTGCTCAAAAACCACAAATCATCATGGTCAGTTTGAGCTGGTTATTCAAAGGCAATGGTTCATTCATCAAAACTGCTTCACCGTTAGTCGTACAAGGTGCAAGTTTAATTATCTTCTTGCTCTTTGTCTGGTTGGCTAGTAAGGGAACTGCTACTTTGAATAATCTTGGTAGTATTGCCGGTATTGCGATGTTTGCTATGTCAATGCTATTTATCATCTTAGGTGTCAGTGCTCCTTTTATCACTCATGTTCAAATTGCTACACCAAACATGACTGATATTCACACCTATATTCCTAAGTTTGATTTCCAATACTTCACGACGATTTCCATGTTAGTCTTCGCTGTTGGTGGTTCGGAAAAAATTTCACCTTACGTTAACAAAACTAAAAATGCTTCTAAGGAGTTCCCACTCGGTATGATTATCTTAGCCGTGATGGTAGCCGTTTCTGCAATCTTAGGATCATTTGCTATTGGTATGATTGTTAATTCAAACCACATTCCAGCTGATTTGATGGCTAATGGTGCTTACCAAGCTTTCCAATTTTTGGGTAATAGTTTCCATGTCGGTAACTTGTTCGTTTGGGCTTTTGCAATTACTAATACGATTGCTTCTGCTGCAGCCCTAGCAATTTCTATCGATGCACCATTGCGTATGCTTTTAGGTGATGCTGATAAGAAATACATCCCTAAAGGTCTTTTGAAGAAAAATAAACGTGGTGTTGCTATCAATGGTTACAAGTTAACTGCAATTTTGGTTTCTATCTTGATTATCGTTCCTGCCCTCGGAATCAACGTTATGAACGATCTATACAACTGGCTATTGAATTTAAACTCAATCGTTATGCCAATGCGTTACCTTTGGGTATTCTTAGCTTACATGATGCTTTGTCGTCAGTTAGACAAATTTAAGTCAGACTATATGTTCGTTAAAAATAGATATGTCGGCTTTGGTTTCGGACTATGGGCTTTCTTCTTAACAGCCTTTGCCTGCATCCTAGGTATGGTGCCTAAAATGAATATGGCAACTGACCCCTCATCATGGTGGTTCCAATTAGCACTTAATATCATCACACCAATTGCTTTGATTGCTTTGGGATTGATTTTACCTGCTATTGCTAAACGTACTAATAATGAATTAGACGAAATATAA
- a CDS encoding LCP family protein — protein sequence MSRQHRQRTRNSALASNNVGKIKRPFVKILGLVFLVMIFVMGAYGFRLYAQAQNSLGKTYKAIDGKKVSTRINNKQPISILLLGVDTTDNGIRDTETNYRGNSDTMIVVTVNPKTNKTTMVSVPRDTMAQIWKSSTNNTRKIQKINSAYNIGNEGSAVATTEKLLNVPIDYYVKVDFNSLKQIVNAVGGVDVNVPFSFSYGDTGEKESHFKKGKMHLNGKQALDYSRMRYEDPEGDYGRQKRQRQVITAIIKSAASANTFTHYQKVLNSISSSMTTNLSFSDMQSVFFNYRGAAKNIDSDHVQGYGSMIEGSSYEVAPTKELRRVSNKLRKQLGLSEEQLNNEETRLNTLNEARGFSFDSGTANQNYTIFTRNQTSE from the coding sequence ATGTCTAGGCAGCATCGGCAAAGAACTCGTAATAGTGCCTTAGCTTCTAATAATGTTGGGAAGATCAAACGTCCTTTCGTTAAGATTCTAGGATTAGTATTCTTAGTTATGATCTTTGTCATGGGTGCTTACGGTTTTCGACTTTACGCTCAAGCCCAAAATTCATTAGGTAAGACTTACAAAGCCATTGATGGTAAAAAAGTTTCAACACGAATCAACAACAAACAGCCAATTTCGATTCTTCTATTGGGAGTTGATACGACTGATAATGGAATTAGAGATACTGAAACTAATTATCGAGGGAATTCGGATACAATGATCGTTGTAACGGTAAATCCTAAGACTAATAAGACAACAATGGTTTCTGTTCCACGTGATACAATGGCTCAAATTTGGAAGAGCAGCACTAATAACACCAGAAAGATTCAAAAAATCAATTCAGCCTACAACATCGGTAATGAAGGTAGTGCAGTGGCAACGACTGAGAAATTGTTGAACGTGCCAATTGACTACTATGTTAAAGTAGATTTTAACTCACTTAAGCAGATTGTTAACGCTGTTGGTGGTGTAGATGTTAATGTACCATTTAGTTTCTCTTACGGTGATACTGGTGAGAAAGAATCTCACTTCAAGAAAGGTAAGATGCATCTAAATGGTAAACAAGCGCTAGATTATTCACGGATGCGTTATGAAGATCCTGAAGGTGACTATGGCCGTCAAAAGAGACAGCGTCAAGTTATCACGGCAATCATTAAGAGTGCTGCTAGTGCCAATACGTTTACGCATTATCAAAAGGTTTTGAATAGTATTTCTAGTTCAATGACTACTAATTTGAGTTTTAGTGATATGCAGTCAGTCTTCTTCAATTATCGTGGAGCTGCTAAGAATATCGATTCTGACCATGTTCAAGGATATGGCTCAATGATCGAAGGTTCTTCTTATGAAGTAGCCCCAACTAAAGAACTACGTCGCGTATCAAACAAACTGAGAAAGCAATTAGGCCTTTCTGAAGAACAACTGAATAATGAAGAAACTAGATTAAATACATTGAATGAAGCTAGAGGGTTCTCATTTGATAGTGGGACCGCTAATCAAAACTATACAATCTTTACAAGAAATCAAACGTCAGAATAA
- a CDS encoding ABC-F family ATP-binding cassette domain-containing protein, which translates to MSVLEVHDLSQQFLDKKLYDSANLQVNKEDHLGIIGQNGVGKSTFIKILTGQIEPDEGKITWKKHLTIGYLDQQAKLSSGMTIYEYLKTAFSKLYETSDQLNEIYMNNPTDEDLEKAGKLQEILDANDFYELDTKIQQVATGLGLDAIGYDHDVSKLSGGQRSKIILAKILLEQPDMILLDEPTNYLDTNHIDWLADYLNNFKGAFIVISHDYNFLDRIINCVADFEFGKITKYTGSLKQALKQKAANKETYMKAYVKQQEKISKTKAYIRKFKAGSRSKSAKSREKQLAHMDVLTPPGNKTAASFAFPYVEVPSSRMMLDVNNLKVGYDGQALFDKALNFSIVSGEKMVIKGFNGIGKSTLIKTLLNILKPIDGNFEFSETVKIGYFKQDLVWKNNLESPFQYISDQHSEEGGKEVRRVLARTGLTNQQIMSPLRSLSGGEQTKVKIADLMFDNTNFLFMDEPTNHLDDESKAALRKGLRNYDGSMILVTHEEDFYSSDWIDKVLDIEKIKEN; encoded by the coding sequence ATGAGTGTTTTAGAGGTACATGATTTAAGTCAGCAGTTTTTGGATAAGAAATTATACGATTCTGCCAATCTACAAGTTAATAAGGAAGACCATTTAGGAATAATTGGTCAAAATGGGGTCGGGAAATCGACTTTTATTAAGATTTTAACTGGTCAAATTGAACCGGATGAAGGAAAGATCACTTGGAAGAAGCATTTAACGATCGGTTATTTGGACCAACAAGCTAAATTATCATCAGGGATGACCATCTACGAGTACTTAAAGACAGCGTTTTCAAAATTGTATGAAACAAGCGACCAACTCAACGAGATTTACATGAACAACCCGACAGATGAGGACCTTGAAAAAGCTGGAAAACTCCAAGAAATCTTAGATGCCAACGATTTCTACGAGTTAGATACCAAAATTCAGCAAGTTGCGACTGGTTTAGGATTAGATGCCATCGGCTATGATCACGACGTCTCAAAACTTAGTGGTGGCCAACGTTCTAAGATTATTTTGGCCAAAATTCTGCTTGAACAGCCAGATATGATTTTATTGGATGAGCCCACAAACTACTTAGATACTAATCATATCGACTGGTTAGCAGATTATTTGAATAACTTTAAGGGTGCTTTTATCGTTATTTCCCACGATTATAACTTCTTAGATCGAATCATTAATTGTGTGGCTGATTTTGAATTCGGTAAGATCACTAAATATACAGGTTCTTTGAAGCAAGCTCTCAAACAAAAAGCTGCTAATAAAGAGACTTATATGAAAGCCTACGTCAAACAACAAGAGAAGATCTCGAAGACTAAGGCTTATATTAGAAAGTTCAAGGCTGGTTCTCGTTCTAAGAGTGCTAAGAGTAGAGAGAAGCAACTAGCCCATATGGACGTTTTAACACCCCCAGGGAATAAGACAGCTGCAAGTTTTGCTTTCCCATATGTCGAAGTGCCTAGTTCACGGATGATGTTGGATGTTAATAACTTAAAAGTTGGATATGACGGGCAAGCTCTCTTTGATAAAGCTTTGAATTTCTCAATCGTTAGTGGCGAGAAGATGGTTATCAAAGGATTCAACGGTATCGGTAAGTCTACTTTAATCAAGACATTATTGAATATTCTTAAACCAATTGATGGTAACTTTGAATTCTCAGAGACTGTGAAGATTGGTTACTTCAAGCAAGATCTAGTTTGGAAGAATAATCTGGAGTCACCATTCCAATACATTAGTGATCAACACTCTGAAGAAGGTGGCAAAGAAGTTAGACGTGTTCTCGCCAGAACTGGATTAACTAACCAACAAATCATGTCACCATTACGTTCTCTATCCGGTGGGGAGCAGACTAAGGTTAAAATTGCTGATTTGATGTTCGACAATACTAACTTTCTATTTATGGATGAACCTACGAACCATTTGGATGACGAGAGTAAAGCAGCTCTACGTAAAGGGCTTAGAAACTATGATGGATCAATGATTCTCGTTACCCACGAAGAGGACTTCTATAGTAGTGATTGGATCGATAAGGTCTTGGATATTGAAAAGATAAAAGAAAATTAG